tagtcgactaacacttatatgaTTTtgccgactaatcgattagttgatttaattgacagagctgtgagctttgagaggtggttaagactagaaaagcacaatataaatgtagttaattaaccatctgtaaaactgagtttctccacaattaatcctgcaaaagcaccactttaaatctggtgtttaccataaatgtgctcagaagtttcttggaaatcagtaattaagcatgaataagcataaaaaatgactaatggactaaagaaatcttagtcgactaagaccaaaacgacagattagtGGACTAAtggactaagaggtggcagccctgcTGATGACCCTGATGTATGTGTCCCCAGAGTCTCCCCGCCTGTCCTCTGGCTCCGTCAGCAGCAATGAGCGCGCTCCGTCGGCGACGCCGTCCGATTCGTCCGACCAGCGCCCGCTGAGCCTGATCTCCACGCTGTCCTCGGGCTCCGGGTCCTCCCGGGACGACCCCACTGCCCCCCCGCCGCCGCCGCCACAGTCCCAGGACACTGCGCTCAGCCTTGAGGGGGAGGAGCCTCCTGACAGGAAGGGGCGGGGCCTCGGCCTGgagctcaacaacaacaacaacacggaCGACTCAGAAAGCCCGGCAACGTGGGGAGAGAACAGGCAAGACTtcaatgctgtgtgtgtgtctctgtgtgtgtctgtgtgtgtgtgtgtgtgtgtgtgtgtgtgtgtgtgtgtgtgtgtgtctctgtgtgtgtgtctgtgtgtgtgtgtgtgtgtgtgtgtctgtgtgtgtgtgtgtgtgtgtgtgtgtgtgtgtgtgtgtgtgtgtgtgtgtgtgtgtgtgtgtgtgtgtgtgtgtgtgtgtctgtgtgtgtgtgtgtgtgtgtgtgtgtctgtgtgtatgtgtgtgtctctgtgtgtgtgtctgtctgtgtctctgtgtgtgtgtgtgtgtgtctgtgtgtgtgtgtgtgtgtgtgtgtgtgtgtgtgtgtgtgtgtgtgtgtgtgtgtctgtctgtgtctctgtgtgtgtgtgtgtgtgtctctctgtgtgtgtgtgtgtgtgtgtgtgtctgtctgtgtctctgtttgtgtgtgtgtgtgtgtgtgtctctgtttgtgtgtgtgtgtgtgtgtgtctctgtgtgtgtgtgtgtctctgtgtttgtgtgtgtgtgtgtgtgtgtgtgtgtgtgtctgtctctgtttgtgtgtgtgtgtgtgtgtgtctgtctctgtttgtgtgtgtgtgtgtgtgtgtgtgtgtgtctctgtttgtgtctgtgtgtgtgtgtaaatatatatatatatatatatatatatatatatatatatatatatatatatatttttacacgTTTGATAACCGAAAGCACAAAAATCTGAACATGGTTTGAGAACATGATGAAAGAATCTGTTTTGTGTCTAACTGTTTCTCCGTCTTTGATCATTGTGAAAAGCAGATCGCCGAGTCGCCGCCAGCAGACGCCGGTCGCCATGGCGCCCAGCGCTCAGCTGACCTACCTGGACCGCGTCGTCATGGAGATCATCGAGACGGAGAGGATGTACGTCAGAGACCTGCGCATGATCGTAGAGGTGAGACCCCCGACACTTTCTCAGCTTGCTACCAAAGTtacattgtttgtctttttggccattttttgtgtgtgtgtgtgtgtgtgtgtgtgtgtgtgtgtgtgtgtgtgtgtgtgtgtgtgtgtgtgtgtgtgtgtgtgtgtgtgtgtgtgtgtgtgtgtgtgtgtgtgtgtatacacacatgGATACAGGAGTTTAACATTTTCCTGGTGGTTGCATGAAGAAATGAGAGTCACTGTTTAATCCCTAATAATCTCTAATAATCCCTAATAATCACTAATTCATTTCTACGGTCCCGTGTGACATGAGGACAGAGACTCTGAATGAAGCCGAGCCTCCCAGACTATAATTACCTCGTTAAGACGTTTGGGATTAACAGATTACGTAACAGCGAGGAGCTCAGATGAACTCCAGCCGGCCGCACAAGCTCACACTttcataacaaataaataaatataaataaaagcttaaaaacatCAAATTATTAGGCTTTACGTCAGAGGTTTGAAgtcattttcattgttttaattatagaaagtaacacaacaaaaaagcacacgttatttttattgtgaaaagttttctaataaagtaaaaaataaatcacaaaatagATGTTCATGTCCAGggaaagttgtttttcttttttgttgttaacTTTAGTGTCGATAAAGATTTAAGTTGAAGGaaatatgttttgttaaaattgATTTTATCTTTAATGTTTTGGATGAGATTTTCAGTAACTTAATTTCTCCTTTTTAGTCCAAAATTTTGAGaataaaagagtaaaaaaaatctgaaaatttgtaaaaaacaaacaaaaaaaacaacaaaaaactattaaataatagtaagtaataaataaatgaataaaaatataatgtttttcaaaatattgttaaaattttaaattaaaaatggaatattttggaaaaaaatgcaatttctttTCTCCGAAAATTAGTAAattaaaaacaagtaaaataaaaatgtaaatttattttgaaaaattgtaaaataaaatgtaaatcaaAAAGTGAATATTTTGGAAATTTGTcattacagatttttttttgagaGTAAAGTATGTTATTAGTTGTGGTTTTGGGTGATGTaatgatgatgtaatgatgAGTGGATGTGTTGCTCCTGCAGGACTACCTGGCCCACATCATCGACCAGAGTGACGTCTCCATCCGTCCCGAGCAGGTCTGCTCTCTGTTCGGAAACATCGAGGACATCTACGAGTTCAACAGGTCAGATATATAATCTGTAATCTATAATCTATAATCCATCTGTCTCCGTAACCTTTCCTCAGGGTTAGCgctgtaaatgtaaataatcaggacttttagtgtgtatagagccagcatatctccaccagactccatgtaaataatcaggacttttagcgtgtatagagccagcatatctccaccagactccatgtaaataatcaggacttttagcgtgtatagagtcagcatatctccaccagactccatgtaaa
This genomic window from Perca flavescens isolate YP-PL-M2 chromosome 18, PFLA_1.0, whole genome shotgun sequence contains:
- the LOC114572889 gene encoding hepatoma-derived growth factor-related protein 2-like; the encoded protein is MPEGSLCSSHDVPMDEESPRLSSGSVSSNERAPSATPSDSSDQRPLSLISTLSSGSGSSRDDPTAPPPPPPQSQDTALSLEGEEPPDRKGRGLGLELNNNNNTDDSESPATWGENRT